ATTGTTGCGTTGAGCGAGACTGGGGCCGTCCAGTCAGAGTAGGGCTTGTTGTTCATGTGGCCGAAGATAGAGGCAATGGCAGCGAGGGCGCCCAGCGCTAGGACCGAGCTGAGGGATTCCAAGAACCATTCCTTGAGGGAATAGAACGGATAGCGCTTATACACAGCGGGGGACGTTTTTGATTGCTCGAAGTCCATCTCGGAACTGTAAGCAGGCTCGTAGGTAAACGGCCTTGGTTGGTGGTCCTCAGGCATTGTGGAGATGTTCATTTAACGACGCGGTGTGGGAGCAAGGGCCTGAGACAGAAGATCACCAGGACCTTATGAACGGTGAATATTGACTCGGTTACTTGTGCGCTCCTGGCTCGACTGAATTCGGTCAAGTGGGACTTATGGGGTGGTTCGTTTTGAACTGGGGATGGCAAGATTGGCAAGACGGTTCATATAGCTGAAGAACAGACGGTCCATGCAGACCCCAAGTGTGGCTGAAGCGGGCTGCATATTACCTATTGGGGGCCAATACGACAGCAGAATGCTGGCTGTGAAAGGCTGCGAAAGGCTGCGCGAGACGCGGCTGCAGTGGTGCATTCTGGGCAGCCCTATTCCGCCTATCAGGTCAGTCTTGCTGCATGAAAAGTTCGGAGAATGGGCAAATGTATTTTTACTAACTTACAGCCTTGCAGGAAAGGATGGGCTAATGTGTTCTATTTACAACGCCCAGGCCTCGTATCTAAGACGCCCGGGCGGATCTCCACGTCCGCAACAGCCAGCGCAATATCCAATTGCTGCTTGACAATTGCCGCCTCCGTCTTTCTTCCCAGCTTCACCAACCACTCATGATACCCATGCGGCCCCCACATCGAACCTGGATGCTGATGCGCGCGCGTGATGGGCTGGTCAAGCCCCAAGTCCTCTGCATATGCCTGCTCCAGCGACAACGCCGCAAACGCATGTCTTGTCGGGACCATCCACCCCCAGAGCTTATATAGGTACATAAGCGCATCATCAAACTGAATCGCCAGCCGCAGGGACTCAAACGCGGCGTCGAACTTCCCGCGGCGGTACTCGATCTCCCCGCCTAACATAGCAGTTGCGACCTTAAGGATATCAACAATCCGACTCGGATAGTCCCGTCTAGACTCCGGAACGCGCTGCGCAGCGGACACATGCAGCGCTTTATTCGAGATCGCGCCGTCCAGATCCCCCGTTGCGGTTGCGGATGTGCCGATTAAGGCGTCGTGCTTTTGTCGTTTGGATACCTCACAGGCGCCGGAGGTCCTGGATGGGTCTTCTAAGTGTTGTTGATTGACAGGATAGTAACGGAATATGCATAATTTCAACAATCGAAACCAGAGACTACTGTATGTAGAATATGGCATCTAGTTAGCAAGATGGTATATCCGACTACCTGTTTTATTCCCGTCCAATGCTTTGGAATTAGTAgcatcctcgtccttggCTTGAGGTGATGGTGCGTATTCTGCGAGCTATTACATAGTTAGTCTTGCTTAAGATCCGTTACGTGGTGCATTTACACTTTCACTTTGATGTATAGGACGGGAAGGAGGCTGATAATTGCAGATAGAATCTGTTCCAATCTCGACCGACAGATTCAGTCAAAATTACTAAATTAAGGAGTCTGGAACAGGAATTTAGATATTCAGTTCTCGGCCTTTGGAACCGGCGTCTGTTCCGTGACTAGTTTAATCCCACCGGCGGATTACGAAACATCAACTCCCCGACTGATATAACACATAAAAAAGCCATTGTTGGCCCAAATGCTTCAGACTCAGAACACATACCTTCTACAGTATTCCACTTAAACCAACCAACAGCCGATACCTAACGATCAAAATGTCCACACCAACTCTCAAAGACTACCCCTGGGCCCAAGCCCCAATCATAGTAAACGCCCCCATGAGCGGCTTCGCAACCAGCGCCCTCGCAGCCGCCGTAACACGCGCCGGTGGGCTAGGGCTAATCGGCTTCCTCGACAAGCCCCACATGCTGGACATTCAGCTCCAGCAGGCAAGTCTCCTACTGAGAGACAATACCCAGAAAGGCGAAACGGATAGCCTACCCATTGGAGTTGGAGTCATTGTCTTCGGGATGTCCGTCTCATCATTCCTGCCTCTAGTGGCGAAACATAGACCCGCCATCGTCTGGCTTTCCTTCGGGGAGGCTGCGCACTTCAAGTCCTGGACAGAGGGGATCCGGGCTACGAGTCCGCGCACGAAGATCTGGGTCCAAGTTGGCACCGTGTCTGCTGCACTGGAGACAGCACGGGCTTGTCATCCTGATGTGCTTGTTCTGCAGGGCAGTGACGCAGGCGGGCATGGACATGCACACTCATCAAGCATTATCACGCTCATACCGGAAGTTGCAGACGCACTGATTGGAGACGGGTTCGAGGGGGATGGACGGATTCCCctcgttgctgctggggggATTACGGATGGGCGGGGTGTAGCGGCGGCGATGGCATTGGGTGCGTCCGGGGTTGTTATGGGGACGAGGTTTCTGGCTGCGCATGAGACTGATATTCCCGGGGGGTATCGGCGAGAGATCCTGTCGGCGTCTGATGGGGGCCAGTCGACGGTGAGATCGCGCGTGTTTGATGAGATGCGGTCCCCTAGTGTGTGGCCGGGGATGTATGATGGGCGGTGTTTGAGAAATAAGTGTTATGATGAGTGGGAAAAGGGTGTTTCTATTGAGGAGATTCGGGCGAGGGTGTCCGTTACGGCTTCTAGGGCTCAATCGGAGGGTGAGGATTTTCGGGATGCGAGCAGTTTGTGGGCTGGAGCGGGTGTTGggttggtgaggagggttgagaaggctggggaTATTGTTGAGACGGTGCGAGAGGATGCAAGACGGCGGTTGTTGGATACTCATCTGGCATTGTAGTTGTGAATAGGGATTGacttcatcgacatcgaccttCCGAAGTATACCCTGTCTATCCAAGTCAGGACCATGACTCCTCTTACCGAGCTCAAACACCGAGACTTCAAACCAGATAAGAACCAGTAATCTCAATATCCAGGGTATGACAGCAGTCTGTAAGAAGTCTTACATTTACAGCCAGTGGAGTGAGTAGCCGGCCAATAAGGCTAGGCTTCACTGCCACTTGATGACCCACAGCCCACATACCGGTATCTGACGGGAGCTGGATCCACCTTCCTAATCCTGCTCCATCACCTAGTCGCACCTTCCACTCCACCTAGAAGATCACGCAGCAAATCCGATCCAAGAACGTTTGAGACGCTCACTTCCGGAACTACCTAGGGACTTGGTTGCTCAATCCAGTTTCGAGACGGATGCCGCGATTTGATGACGACCAGACCTTCAAAGCCGTCAGAATGGCTTTTGACGAACACAGATGAAGATGTCGACGGTGTTACCATCAACTTGGCTGGGATGTTCCTGAGATTCTTGAATCCAATGCTCGCTCGGATCGGAGGTGGGATCCTGAAAACAAAATGCTCCTTATGCAA
This region of Aspergillus puulaauensis MK2 DNA, chromosome 5, nearly complete sequence genomic DNA includes:
- a CDS encoding uncharacterized protein (COG:S;~EggNog:ENOG410PIBZ); the encoded protein is MPYSTYSSLWFRLLKLCIFRYYPVNQQHLEDPSRTSGACEVSKRQKHDALIGTSATATGDLDGAISNKALHVSAAQRVPESRRDYPSRIVDILKVATAMLGGEIEYRRGKFDAAFESLRLAIQFDDALMYLYKLWGWMVPTRHAFAALSLEQAYAEDLGLDQPITRAHQHPGSMWGPHGYHEWLVKLGRKTEAAIVKQQLDIALAVADVEIRPGVLDTRPGRCK
- a CDS encoding NAD(P)H-dependent flavin oxidoreductase (COG:S;~EggNog:ENOG410PMC0;~InterPro:IPR004136,IPR013785;~PFAM:PF03060;~TransMembrane:1 (o75-96i);~go_function: GO:0003824 - catalytic activity [Evidence IEA];~go_function: GO:0018580 - nitronate monooxygenase activity [Evidence IEA];~go_process: GO:0055114 - oxidation-reduction process [Evidence IEA]), coding for MSTPTLKDYPWAQAPIIVNAPMSGFATSALAAAVTRAGGLGLIGFLDKPHMLDIQLQQASLLLRDNTQKGETDSLPIGVGVIVFGMSVSSFLPLVAKHRPAIVWLSFGEAAHFKSWTEGIRATSPRTKIWVQVGTVSAALETARACHPDVLVLQGSDAGGHGHAHSSSIITLIPEVADALIGDGFEGDGRIPLVAAGGITDGRGVAAAMALGASGVVMGTRFLAAHETDIPGGYRREILSASDGGQSTVRSRVFDEMRSPSVWPGMYDGRCLRNKCYDEWEKGVSIEEIRARVSVTASRAQSEGEDFRDASSLWAGAGVGLVRRVEKAGDIVETVREDARRRLLDTHLAL